One genomic region from Cataglyphis hispanica isolate Lineage 1 chromosome 11, ULB_Chis1_1.0, whole genome shotgun sequence encodes:
- the LOC126852886 gene encoding uncharacterized protein LOC126852886, translating to MDGRRICGTVVVKPIICKGCNVASHPSCVSRTDHPHTNGQFVNCKDTEVNSTLLNAIKKTMRSEFDIFRSEIREMYRADMLKIAEDIQNLSKRIDHLENQLVDLQPASSLSFEEDIIEEMEDRKKRATNLIFFNLDESQGNDCTDVNLVKDIIGVIQPNNTLGVKTMRLGTKSQGRSRPLRVSLPSEQDAREILRNKSRYSGPVKIAQDQTLKQRKHLKNLQSELKLLKDAGEVNKTIRYKNGVPKIVNSNRNIISKNGISSL from the coding sequence ATGGACGGAAGAAGAATCTGTGGAACAGTAGTGGTCAAGCCTATTATCTGTAAAGGCTGCAATGTGGCATCTCATCCGTCTTGTGTCTCCCGAACCGATCATCCACACACGAATGGGCAATTTGTAAACTGCAAGGACACAGAAGTAAATTCCACTCTTCTTAAcgcaattaaaaaaacgaTGCGTTCGGAATTTGATATCTTCCGCAGCGAAATAAGAGAAATGTACAGAGCTGATATGCTTAAAATTGCGGAAGATATTCAGAACCTGTCAAAACGCATTGATCATCTGGAAAATCAACTTGTGGATCTCCAACCGGCTTCCTCTTTATCATTCGAAGAGGATATTATTGAAGAAATGgaggatagaaaaaaaagagcaaccaacctcatatttttcaatctcgATGAGTCTCAGGGAAATGACTGCACGGATGTCAACCTGGTTAAGGATATTATTGGTGTGATTCAACCGAATAATACTCTTGGAGTGAAGACTATGCGACTTGGAACGAAATCCCAGGGTCGCTCTCGTCCACTGCGAGTCTCTTTACCTAGCGAGCAGGATGCGCGTGAAATTCTACGGAACAAATCGCGTTACTCTGGTCCAGTCAAAATCGCTCAGGACCAAACACTTAAACAGagaaaacatttaaagaaCTTGCAatctgaattaaaattattaaaagatgcgGGTGAAGTTAATAAAACAATCCGATATAAGAATGGTGTGCCTAAAATTGTTAACAGCAAtcgcaatataatttcaaaaaacggAATCAGTTCCCTTtag